In Rheinheimera sp. MM224, one DNA window encodes the following:
- a CDS encoding TonB-dependent receptor codes for MRPSLFQLSPLAVLVASVFSAQVLAQSTTINGLVLDNNGKAIEQARVHVHGRQQYVYADKNGRFTIQAPADAELHISAKGYGDQFVKVADAQNNEINIQLEAGGLERIVVAASGLHHYDLEMANPVTVLSGEELSRKTEPTIGETLKSMPGVHSNYYGPVAASPILRGLDGPRVRILSNGLDSADVSRIGPDHAISADAITTEQIEVLRGPSTLLYGSGAVGGVVNVVDNRLPRQLRPASTQIETRYSSGADEKTAALAHDGGQEQIAWHFDGFKRKTNNYDVPDFTNDEGESSDQLANSWLDNSAVNGGLSWITDKGLLGFSIGHIDSEYGIPGHHHHHEEHEEDEHEEEEGHEEAGVFARVKQDRYGLAGELYKPLAGIETLSFSSALTRYQHHEIEGGAIGTTFKNDSFESRFTAEHETFAGWHGVVGYHLQQSDYKAIGEEAFTPDTKTDSHALFVLEERSFGEFTAQLGARIEQVDYKASGIEFEHHHDEDEAEEHHTENVKNDFTAASVSAGLVWNFQPGYNWALSVSRSERAPSAAELYSNGAHIATQTYELGLAYALDEDGEITQSETDFKKEVANNIDLTFRKFEGDFTFTYNLFYNKVHNYLYMKDSGLTMADLEAHDEENHEEEHAHEHEGEEFSIFHYQQQDATLYGAEFAMAYQLTPEQELEFFIDSVRAKLDNGGDLPRIPPIKVGTGYSYSAEDWSANIDWTHYMKQNRVAAGESATGSYQILDLGFSYYFNLNDLDLTAFAKANNLTDELGFVHSSFIKEDAPLPGRSFTLGLKARF; via the coding sequence ATGCGCCCTTCTCTTTTTCAACTCTCTCCGCTGGCTGTGCTGGTCGCTTCAGTCTTTTCAGCTCAAGTACTGGCACAAAGCACCACTATCAATGGTCTTGTTTTGGATAATAATGGCAAAGCTATTGAACAAGCCCGGGTACACGTACATGGTCGTCAGCAGTATGTCTATGCGGATAAAAACGGCCGCTTCACTATTCAGGCCCCTGCAGATGCAGAACTGCATATCTCCGCCAAAGGTTATGGCGACCAATTTGTAAAGGTAGCCGACGCCCAAAACAACGAGATCAACATACAACTTGAAGCCGGTGGTCTGGAACGAATAGTGGTAGCAGCATCTGGCTTGCACCACTACGATCTGGAAATGGCCAACCCGGTGACAGTGCTGTCCGGTGAAGAACTTAGCCGTAAAACTGAACCTACTATAGGCGAAACCTTAAAGTCGATGCCTGGTGTGCACAGCAACTATTATGGCCCTGTGGCCGCCAGTCCTATTTTACGTGGCCTGGATGGCCCACGGGTACGCATTTTAAGTAATGGCTTAGACTCAGCAGATGTATCACGTATTGGCCCTGATCACGCCATCAGTGCTGATGCTATTACCACTGAGCAGATTGAAGTGTTGCGTGGCCCCTCAACCTTGTTATACGGCAGCGGAGCTGTGGGTGGTGTAGTGAATGTGGTGGATAACAGACTGCCACGTCAGTTACGCCCTGCCAGCACTCAAATTGAGACCCGCTACAGTTCTGGCGCAGATGAAAAAACCGCAGCTTTGGCTCATGACGGTGGTCAGGAACAAATAGCCTGGCATTTCGATGGCTTTAAACGCAAAACAAATAATTACGACGTGCCTGATTTCACCAATGACGAAGGCGAAAGCTCTGATCAACTAGCGAATTCATGGCTGGATAACTCGGCCGTCAACGGCGGATTAAGCTGGATCACTGACAAAGGTTTATTAGGTTTCTCCATAGGTCATATTGACAGTGAATACGGCATTCCTGGTCATCACCATCATCATGAAGAACACGAAGAAGATGAGCATGAAGAAGAAGAAGGCCATGAGGAAGCCGGTGTCTTTGCCCGTGTAAAACAAGACAGATACGGCCTAGCTGGTGAGTTGTATAAACCTTTGGCTGGTATTGAGACTTTATCATTTAGCAGTGCCCTAACCCGCTACCAACATCATGAAATTGAAGGTGGGGCTATTGGTACTACCTTCAAAAATGACAGTTTTGAAAGCCGTTTCACTGCTGAACATGAAACCTTCGCTGGCTGGCATGGTGTTGTGGGTTACCACCTGCAACAAAGTGATTATAAAGCCATAGGTGAAGAAGCTTTTACACCTGATACCAAAACGGATTCTCACGCCCTATTTGTGCTGGAAGAACGTAGTTTTGGTGAATTTACGGCCCAGTTAGGTGCCCGTATCGAACAGGTCGACTACAAAGCCTCTGGTATTGAATTTGAACATCACCATGATGAAGACGAAGCAGAAGAGCATCATACCGAAAACGTAAAAAATGACTTTACTGCAGCCAGTGTATCAGCAGGTCTGGTCTGGAATTTCCAACCAGGTTACAACTGGGCGCTGTCAGTAAGCCGCTCTGAACGTGCTCCAAGTGCTGCTGAGCTTTATTCCAATGGCGCTCACATTGCCACTCAAACCTATGAGTTGGGTCTGGCTTACGCTCTGGATGAAGATGGAGAAATCACCCAATCTGAAACGGACTTCAAAAAAGAAGTTGCGAATAACATCGACCTGACGTTCCGCAAATTTGAAGGAGATTTTACCTTCACCTACAACCTGTTCTACAACAAAGTGCATAACTATCTTTATATGAAGGATTCTGGCTTAACCATGGCCGACCTGGAAGCTCACGATGAGGAAAATCATGAAGAAGAACATGCTCACGAGCATGAAGGCGAAGAATTCTCCATTTTCCATTATCAGCAGCAGGATGCCACTTTATATGGTGCCGAATTCGCTATGGCCTATCAGCTGACACCAGAACAGGAACTTGAGTTTTTTATCGATTCAGTAAGAGCAAAGCTTGATAACGGCGGTGATTTACCTCGTATCCCACCTATTAAAGTAGGAACGGGGTATAGCTATTCAGCAGAGGATTGGTCAGCAAATATAGATTGGACTCACTATATGAAGCAAAACCGGGTTGCAGCTGGCGAGAGTGCTACTGGTTCCTATCAGATCCTTGATTTAGGTTTTAGCTACTACTTCAATTTAAATGATCTGGACCTGACTGCTTTTGCTAAAGCCAACAACCTGACGGATGAATTGGGTTTTGTCCACAGCTCCTTTATCAAAGAAGACGCACCTCTGCCTGGCCGTTCTTTTACGTTAGGCCTCAAAGCCCGCTTCTAA
- a CDS encoding LysE family translocator: MEFWPEFILIASVHLVAVASPGPDFAIVLRYAVRYGRNVALAASIGIGMAIFLHVCYSLLGLGLLIKTTPWLFTLFSVLAAAYLAHIGWQAIRSGAPTNKAPEVAAEPVTETPSMLKAFTSGFVTNGLNPKATLFFLSLFAVIISPVTPLSYKVIYGVYMACATAAWFAFLSVILTREKVRAFLLRKGYWFDRLMGAVLLALAMHLIYGAIQSQLH; encoded by the coding sequence ATGGAGTTCTGGCCTGAATTTATCTTAATCGCTTCCGTTCATTTAGTCGCTGTAGCAAGCCCTGGTCCGGATTTCGCCATCGTTTTACGTTATGCCGTGCGTTACGGTCGTAATGTGGCACTTGCAGCCAGTATTGGCATAGGTATGGCGATTTTTCTGCATGTGTGTTATTCGCTGCTTGGTTTAGGGTTGCTGATCAAAACCACGCCCTGGTTATTTACTTTGTTTAGCGTGCTGGCAGCAGCTTATTTGGCGCATATAGGCTGGCAGGCGATTCGTAGTGGTGCGCCAACAAATAAAGCACCAGAAGTAGCCGCAGAGCCTGTGACGGAGACTCCATCAATGCTCAAAGCCTTTACCTCAGGTTTTGTCACTAATGGTTTAAACCCAAAAGCGACCTTGTTTTTTCTATCACTTTTTGCCGTCATTATTTCGCCGGTTACACCACTTTCGTACAAAGTGATCTACGGCGTTTATATGGCATGCGCGACAGCGGCCTGGTTTGCTTTTTTATCTGTGATCCTAACCCGCGAAAAAGTAAGAGCTTTTTTGCTACGTAAAGGGTATTGGTTTGATCGTTTAATGGGCGCTGTATTACTGGCACTGGCTATGCATCTGATTTACGGTGCAATCCAATCTCAGCTACACTAA
- a CDS encoding YaeQ family protein: MQVVSKVIRLDLNYASEVSHVYQKRTCYIAPYKTELAEHFARRLLAYLSFFESSPQLAKTEGAGKTPDLYVSDAADHIKLWCNVDLLSEKHMQRASHQADQVVLFLDETDQKKIKSQYKQHFRNVQFHTLSHQQLLDFCSMLKGHMQLDLWREDDKLLITDGEQTFELALAVPSELEFRH; the protein is encoded by the coding sequence ATGCAAGTTGTCAGTAAAGTGATAAGACTGGATCTGAATTATGCGTCAGAGGTCAGCCATGTATACCAAAAACGCACCTGTTATATAGCTCCCTATAAAACAGAGCTGGCGGAGCATTTTGCCCGCCGCTTGCTGGCCTACTTGTCCTTTTTCGAATCTTCACCTCAATTGGCGAAAACAGAAGGAGCTGGCAAAACTCCTGATCTGTATGTCAGCGATGCGGCTGACCATATCAAACTCTGGTGTAATGTTGATTTACTCAGTGAGAAACATATGCAACGCGCCAGTCATCAGGCCGATCAGGTGGTGTTATTTCTGGATGAAACTGATCAGAAAAAAATAAAGAGCCAATACAAACAACATTTCAGAAATGTACAGTTTCATACCTTATCCCATCAACAGTTACTGGATTTTTGCAGCATGCTTAAAGGTCATATGCAGTTGGATCTGTGGCGGGAAGATGACAAGTTATTGATCACCGATGGTGAGCAAACTTTTGAGCTGGCGCTCGCAGTGCCATCAGAGCTGGAGTTCAGGCATTAA
- a CDS encoding rhodanese-related sulfurtransferase, translating into MYVVAALYKFVALPDYVALRDKLYQHLVLNKVKGTLLLAEEGINGTICGPREGIDAMLQWFAADSRFDGMSYKESFADEQAFYRTKVKLKKEIVTMGVEGINPAHIVGTYVKGEAWNQLISDPDTIVIDTRNDYEVAIGTFKNAINPNTTSFREFPEWAEQNLDKTKHKKVAMFCTGGIRCEKSTAFLKEQGFEEVYHLDGGILKYLEEVPEPESLWQGECFVFDQRVAVKHGLEQGSYDQCYACRMPLSQDEMKSPLYVQGLSCPHCHDKITEEQQASFAERQKQIALAKERGEQHIRDGKVEF; encoded by the coding sequence ATGTACGTTGTAGCTGCTTTATATAAGTTCGTCGCTTTACCTGATTATGTTGCTCTGCGCGATAAGCTCTATCAACACTTAGTTCTGAATAAAGTCAAAGGCACGTTGTTACTGGCCGAAGAAGGCATTAATGGCACTATTTGTGGGCCACGTGAAGGCATAGACGCCATGCTGCAGTGGTTTGCTGCGGACAGCCGTTTTGATGGCATGTCCTACAAAGAATCTTTTGCTGATGAACAGGCTTTTTACCGCACTAAGGTAAAGCTGAAAAAAGAAATAGTCACCATGGGTGTAGAGGGGATCAACCCTGCCCATATAGTGGGTACTTATGTGAAAGGCGAAGCCTGGAATCAACTGATTTCAGACCCTGACACTATAGTCATCGACACCCGCAACGACTATGAAGTGGCTATAGGCACCTTTAAAAATGCCATCAATCCAAACACAACCAGCTTCCGTGAGTTCCCAGAGTGGGCTGAGCAGAATCTGGACAAAACCAAGCACAAAAAAGTAGCCATGTTTTGTACCGGTGGTATTCGCTGTGAAAAGTCTACCGCCTTTTTAAAAGAGCAGGGCTTTGAAGAGGTGTATCACCTCGATGGCGGCATTCTGAAATACCTGGAAGAAGTACCGGAGCCAGAAAGTTTGTGGCAGGGCGAGTGCTTTGTGTTTGACCAACGTGTTGCGGTTAAACATGGTCTGGAACAGGGCAGTTACGATCAATGCTACGCTTGTCGTATGCCGTTGTCGCAGGACGAGATGAAGTCGCCACTTTATGTGCAAGGTTTAAGTTGCCCTCATTGCCACGACAAAATTACCGAAGAGCAACAAGCCTCTTTTGCAGAGCGCCAAAAGCAAATAGCCTTGGCCAAAGAGCGGGGTGAACAACATATCCGCGATGGTAAAGTTGAATTCTAA
- a CDS encoding cytochrome b, with product MATENKGYSWTSIALHWLVAVMVIGLFASGFWMVDLSYYSTWYKTAPFWHKSVGVLLLLMMGYRVLWRVLNGTATPLASHSKAVQRASHFTHLTLYGLIFLIICSGYLISTADGRPIEVFGLFDLPSAGELFAEQADKAGLVHKFAAYGLIALAVLHAVAALKHHFFDKDDTLKRMLKP from the coding sequence ATGGCAACAGAAAACAAAGGGTATAGCTGGACCAGCATAGCGTTGCATTGGCTGGTGGCTGTGATGGTGATAGGGCTTTTTGCATCAGGCTTTTGGATGGTGGATTTAAGCTACTACAGTACCTGGTATAAAACAGCACCTTTTTGGCATAAAAGCGTAGGGGTCTTGTTACTACTGATGATGGGCTACAGAGTGCTTTGGCGTGTTTTAAATGGAACTGCCACGCCTTTGGCGAGTCACAGTAAAGCTGTACAACGTGCCAGTCATTTTACCCATCTGACATTGTATGGACTTATATTTTTGATTATCTGCAGCGGTTATTTAATTTCTACTGCGGATGGCCGACCGATAGAGGTGTTTGGCTTGTTTGATTTGCCATCTGCAGGTGAGTTATTTGCTGAGCAAGCAGATAAAGCCGGTTTGGTACATAAATTTGCGGCTTATGGCCTGATTGCTTTAGCAGTCTTACACGCTGTAGCTGCTCTTAAACACCATTTCTTTGATAAAGACGATACGTTAAAACGAATGCTTAAACCTTAA
- a CDS encoding YceI family protein encodes MKKLLLASLMVSMLAAPALQAAEYEIDTQGAHAFVQFKISHLGYSWLYGRFNTFKGNFSYDAAKLADSKIQLEIDTKSVDSNHAERDKHLRSPDFLNVDKNSKATFISTKIVPKAGADFDVVGNFTLNGVTKEIVIKATKLGEGSDPWGGYRAGFAGTTSINLEDFAIKNILGPASATVQLDLSVEGIKKS; translated from the coding sequence ATGAAGAAATTATTATTAGCCAGCTTAATGGTGTCTATGTTAGCAGCACCAGCTTTACAAGCTGCTGAGTATGAAATTGATACTCAAGGTGCACACGCTTTTGTTCAGTTTAAGATCAGCCACTTAGGTTATAGCTGGTTGTATGGCCGTTTTAATACCTTTAAAGGTAACTTCAGCTATGACGCTGCAAAGTTAGCGGACTCTAAAATCCAGTTAGAAATCGATACCAAAAGTGTTGATTCTAACCATGCTGAGCGCGACAAGCACTTACGCAGCCCGGATTTCCTGAACGTAGACAAAAATAGCAAAGCCACTTTCATCAGTACGAAGATAGTACCAAAAGCAGGCGCGGATTTTGATGTAGTAGGTAACTTCACGTTAAATGGCGTGACTAAAGAAATCGTCATCAAAGCCACCAAGCTGGGTGAAGGTTCTGATCCATGGGGTGGTTACCGTGCAGGTTTTGCCGGCACTACCAGCATCAACTTAGAAGATTTCGCTATTAAAAACATCCTTGGCCCAGCCTCTGCCACTGTACAGTTGGATCTGAGCGTGGAAGGTATCAAGAAGTCTTAA
- the yfaE gene encoding class I ribonucleotide reductase maintenance protein YfaE: MVKVVVKDVLSLEFGPEQRTLLDALEAKQQQVNYQCREGYCGACRCKLLSGSVSYINEPLAFVRKGEILPCCSIPITDIEIELP, from the coding sequence ATGGTTAAAGTAGTGGTGAAGGATGTGCTCAGCCTGGAGTTTGGGCCTGAGCAACGCACCCTGCTTGATGCTCTGGAAGCTAAGCAACAGCAAGTGAACTATCAATGCCGCGAAGGTTACTGTGGTGCTTGCCGTTGTAAGTTACTGTCAGGTTCGGTCAGTTACATCAACGAGCCTTTGGCTTTTGTCCGCAAAGGCGAAATTTTGCCTTGCTGTAGTATTCCCATCACAGATATAGAAATAGAATTACCCTGA
- the nrdB gene encoding class Ia ribonucleoside-diphosphate reductase subunit beta gives MSYTTFSRTNNDQMKEPMFFGNPVNVSRYDQQKYGIFEKLIEKQLSFFWRPEEVDVSKDRIDFQQLPEHEKHIFLSNLKYQTLLDSVQGRSPNVALLPIVSLPELETWIETWAFSETIHSRSYTHIVRNITNEPHKVFDDILLNERIVERADDVTRYYDDLITSVSLYHLCGVGTHEVNGKTHTISMHDLKRKLYICILSVNVLEAIRFYVSFACSFAFAERELMEGNAKIIKLIARDEALHLTGTQHMLNIMAAGEDDPEMAIIAKECEDEAYAIFRKAAEQEKDWAEFLFKDGSMIGLNKDILCQYVEYITNNRMQAVGLKPIFSTTQNPIPWINAWLVSDNVQVAPQESEISSYLVGQIDNEMDGADFGDFDL, from the coding sequence ATGAGTTACACCACCTTTAGCCGTACGAACAATGATCAAATGAAAGAGCCAATGTTTTTTGGCAACCCGGTGAACGTGTCCCGTTATGATCAACAAAAATACGGCATTTTTGAAAAACTGATCGAAAAGCAACTGAGCTTTTTCTGGCGTCCTGAAGAAGTGGACGTTAGTAAAGACCGTATCGACTTTCAACAGTTACCAGAACATGAAAAGCATATATTCCTCAGTAATTTAAAATACCAAACTCTGTTGGACTCAGTACAAGGCCGTTCACCGAACGTTGCTTTGTTGCCTATAGTGTCCTTGCCTGAGCTGGAAACCTGGATTGAAACCTGGGCCTTCAGTGAAACTATTCACAGCCGCAGTTACACCCATATAGTGCGTAATATCACCAACGAGCCGCACAAGGTCTTTGACGATATATTGTTGAATGAACGTATTGTTGAACGCGCAGATGACGTTACTCGTTATTACGATGATTTAATCACTTCTGTTAGCCTGTATCACTTGTGTGGCGTAGGCACTCATGAAGTCAACGGCAAGACCCATACCATCAGCATGCATGACCTGAAGCGTAAGCTGTACATTTGTATTTTGTCGGTGAACGTGCTCGAAGCCATCCGTTTTTATGTCAGCTTCGCTTGTAGTTTTGCCTTTGCCGAACGTGAACTGATGGAAGGTAATGCAAAAATCATCAAACTGATTGCCCGTGATGAAGCGCTGCATTTAACCGGCACTCAACATATGCTGAATATTATGGCAGCCGGTGAAGACGACCCTGAAATGGCCATTATCGCCAAAGAGTGCGAAGACGAAGCTTACGCCATCTTCCGTAAAGCTGCTGAGCAGGAAAAAGACTGGGCTGAGTTCTTGTTTAAAGATGGTTCAATGATTGGCTTAAACAAAGATATTTTGTGCCAGTACGTTGAGTACATTACCAACAACAGAATGCAGGCTGTGGGCTTAAAGCCAATTTTCAGCACCACACAGAACCCTATTCCATGGATCAACGCCTGGTTAGTGTCTGATAACGTGCAGGTAGCACCACAGGAATCAGAAATCAGCTCCTATTTAGTAGGCCAAATCGATAACGAAATGGATGGCGCTGACTTCGGCGATTTTGATCTCTGA
- the nrdA gene encoding class 1a ribonucleoside-diphosphate reductase subunit alpha, protein MTQTLYVTKRDGLREPLDLDKIHRVIDWAAERLQNVSVSQVELRSHIQFYDGIKTADIHETIIKAAADLISKETPDYQYMAARLAVFHLRKKAYGQFEPPKLYDHVVKMVEEKRYDAHILADYSKEELDQLDSFIVHGRDLDFSYAAVKQLEGKYLVQNRVTGQIYESAQFLYMLVAACLFANYPKDTRLSYVRRFYDAVSMFKISLPTPIMSGVRTPTRQFSSCVLIECGDSLDSINATSSAIVKYVSQRAGIGINAGRIRALGSPIRNGEAFHTGCIPFYKHFQTAVKSCSQGGVRGGAATLFYPLWHLEVESLLVLKNNRGVEENRVRHLDYGVQFNRLMYTRLIKDEMITLFSPSDVPGLYDAFFEDQEKFEELYVQYEADASIRKKRIKAVELFTLFMQERASTGRIYLQNVDHCNTHSPFNPKFASVRQSNLCLEIALPTKPLNDINDPNGEIALCTLSAFNLGAIEHLDELEELAELAVRALDSLLDYQDYPILAAYHASMNRRTLGIGVINYAYYLAKNGVKYSDGSANGLTHRTFEAIQYYLMKASNKLAQEFGPCAKFNETTYSEGIMPIDTYKKDLDKVCAEPLHYDWDQLRKDVVEHGLRNSTLSALMPSETSSQISNATNGIEPPRGHISIKASKDGILKQVVPEYERLKNQYELLWDMPNNDGYISLVAIMQKFVDQTISANTNYDPGKFEGGKVPMKILLKDLLTAYKLGVKTMYYHNTRDGASDVQEDIKATPEDDGCAGGACKI, encoded by the coding sequence ATGACTCAAACATTATACGTAACCAAAAGAGATGGTCTGCGCGAACCATTAGACTTAGACAAGATTCACCGTGTGATAGATTGGGCTGCTGAGAGGTTACAAAACGTATCAGTGTCTCAGGTTGAGTTACGTTCTCACATTCAGTTTTACGACGGTATCAAAACCGCCGATATTCACGAAACCATCATCAAAGCCGCTGCCGATTTAATCTCAAAAGAGACGCCGGATTATCAATATATGGCTGCTCGTCTGGCCGTATTCCATTTACGTAAAAAGGCCTATGGCCAGTTCGAGCCACCAAAGCTGTATGACCATGTCGTTAAAATGGTGGAAGAAAAGCGTTACGACGCCCATATTCTGGCTGACTACAGTAAAGAAGAATTAGATCAGTTGGATAGTTTCATCGTCCACGGCCGCGATTTAGATTTCAGCTACGCTGCGGTAAAACAACTCGAAGGCAAATACCTGGTACAAAACCGGGTCACAGGCCAGATTTACGAAAGTGCCCAGTTCCTTTATATGCTGGTTGCCGCTTGTTTATTTGCTAATTATCCAAAAGACACCCGTTTAAGTTACGTGCGCCGTTTCTATGACGCTGTGTCTATGTTTAAGATTTCATTACCTACACCTATTATGTCTGGTGTACGTACCCCAACCCGTCAGTTCAGCTCTTGTGTGTTGATTGAATGTGGTGACAGCTTAGATTCCATCAACGCCACCAGCAGCGCTATCGTTAAGTACGTCAGCCAGCGTGCCGGTATTGGTATCAATGCGGGTCGTATTCGTGCATTAGGCAGCCCAATCCGTAACGGTGAAGCCTTTCATACAGGTTGTATCCCATTCTACAAACATTTCCAGACAGCAGTAAAAAGCTGCTCTCAAGGTGGTGTTCGTGGTGGCGCAGCAACGCTGTTTTACCCTTTGTGGCATTTGGAAGTGGAATCCTTGCTGGTTCTGAAAAACAACCGTGGTGTGGAAGAAAACCGCGTACGTCACTTAGATTACGGTGTGCAGTTTAACCGCCTGATGTACACACGCTTGATTAAAGATGAAATGATCACCCTGTTCAGTCCTTCAGACGTACCAGGCTTGTATGATGCGTTTTTTGAAGATCAGGAAAAGTTTGAAGAGCTGTATGTTCAATACGAAGCGGATGCGTCTATCCGTAAAAAACGTATTAAAGCTGTTGAGCTCTTCACGCTATTTATGCAGGAACGTGCCAGCACGGGTCGTATCTATTTACAGAACGTCGATCACTGCAATACGCACAGCCCATTTAATCCAAAGTTTGCCTCTGTACGTCAGAGCAACCTGTGTTTAGAAATTGCGCTGCCAACCAAGCCACTGAATGACATTAATGATCCAAATGGTGAAATCGCCCTTTGTACTCTGTCCGCCTTTAACTTAGGTGCTATCGAACATTTAGATGAACTGGAAGAATTAGCTGAACTGGCTGTACGGGCTTTAGATAGTTTACTGGATTACCAGGACTACCCTATCCTTGCCGCTTACCACGCCAGCATGAACCGCCGTACTTTAGGTATAGGCGTGATTAACTATGCGTATTATCTGGCGAAAAATGGCGTCAAGTACTCTGATGGTTCAGCCAATGGCTTAACGCACCGTACTTTTGAAGCTATCCAGTATTACCTGATGAAAGCATCGAACAAGCTGGCTCAGGAATTTGGCCCATGCGCTAAATTTAACGAGACCACTTATTCAGAAGGCATTATGCCTATTGATACCTATAAAAAGGATCTGGATAAAGTCTGTGCTGAACCATTGCACTACGACTGGGATCAGCTGCGTAAAGATGTGGTTGAGCACGGTTTACGTAACTCGACCTTATCTGCACTGATGCCATCTGAAACTTCTTCGCAAATTTCAAATGCGACCAATGGTATTGAACCACCTCGCGGTCATATCAGTATAAAGGCAAGTAAAGACGGTATTTTGAAACAGGTTGTGCCTGAGTATGAACGCCTGAAAAACCAATATGAGTTGTTATGGGATATGCCAAACAACGACGGTTACATCAGTCTGGTGGCTATTATGCAGAAGTTTGTTGATCAGACGATTTCTGCGAATACCAACTACGATCCGGGCAAGTTCGAAGGCGGCAAAGTACCGATGAAGATCTTGTTAAAAGATTTACTAACGGCTTATAAGCTGGGTGTCAAAACCATGTACTACCACAACACCCGCGATGGCGCTTCCGACGTACAGGAAGACATCAAAGCGACGCCGGAAGACGATGGTTGTGCCGGTGGCGCCTGTAAAATTTAA
- a CDS encoding HAD-IA family hydrolase produces the protein MTQQLITLKKPAAILFDLDGTLVDTAQDLGAALNFVLRQHGMPEKSYEEYRPMASHGAKGLLQLGFGEAIKDIDFGKARQSLLDYYHQHSSVHSCLFPGAEELFAALEARNIPWAIVTNKPYKLAAKVQRQLPALLKSRLLLGGDSLAQRKPDPTPLWMTAHYMQVPASSCWYIGDAERDIEAGRRAGMQTVMADFGYVGPDDKTELWGADLHISHFTDLIKHLD, from the coding sequence ATGACCCAACAGCTCATTACACTTAAAAAACCAGCCGCCATTTTATTTGATTTGGATGGCACGCTGGTGGATACCGCACAGGATTTAGGCGCAGCTCTGAATTTTGTGCTGCGACAGCATGGTATGCCTGAAAAAAGCTACGAAGAATATCGTCCTATGGCGTCGCATGGCGCCAAAGGTCTACTACAACTTGGTTTTGGTGAAGCGATAAAAGATATTGATTTTGGCAAAGCACGCCAAAGCCTGCTGGATTATTACCATCAGCATAGCAGTGTGCACAGCTGCTTGTTTCCGGGCGCTGAAGAGTTATTTGCAGCACTAGAGGCTCGAAATATCCCCTGGGCCATCGTGACCAATAAACCTTATAAGCTTGCCGCCAAAGTTCAACGTCAGTTACCTGCCTTACTAAAAAGCCGGTTGTTATTGGGCGGCGACAGTCTGGCACAGCGTAAACCCGATCCAACTCCGTTATGGATGACTGCTCACTATATGCAGGTACCTGCAAGCTCATGCTGGTATATAGGAGATGCAGAACGGGATATAGAGGCAGGACGTCGTGCTGGTATGCAAACTGTGATGGCTGATTTTGGTTATGTAGGGCCAGATGATAAAACTGAACTCTGGGGCGCAGATTTGCACATTTCCCACTTCACAGACCTGATAAAACACCTCGACTGA